One window from the genome of Aricia agestis chromosome 6, ilAriAges1.1, whole genome shotgun sequence encodes:
- the LOC121728135 gene encoding uncharacterized protein LOC121728135, with protein sequence MSFKCLILTAVVITAQCSVIKIQEIPISDDMLMKIVIKEGSSDQSHKIASIKIDLEKIEPEGPPKYTKYDPEQPIHDSQPRSEDEEIIPPPNHPGLHLGNPLSESPKPQESKEVPPIIISESKIVTPTTIVTEDRGEETTPKKEVVPNFENRFGIGTDICGSGRIRKGRFCIPAGK encoded by the coding sequence ATGTCTTTTAAGTGTCTAATTCTCACCGCCGTGGTGATCACTGCTCAGTGTTCAGTGATAAAAATACAGGAGATACCAATAAGTGACGACATGTTGATGAAGATCGTGATCAAGGAAGGATCGAGTGATCAGAGCCATAAAATCGCGTCAATCAAGATTGATTTGGAGAAGATAGAACCAGAGGGACCACCTAAATACACTAAATATGATCCAGAACAACCGATACACGACTCGCAACCGAGATCTGAAGATGAAGAGATAATTCCCCCGCCCAATCACCCCGGACTACATCTAGGTAACCCATTAAGTGAATCACCAAAACCTCAGGAATCTAAAGAAGTGccaccaataataatttctgAAAGCAAAATTGTTACTCCTACGACTATAGTTACTGAAGACAGAGGAGAAGAAACGACGCCTAAAAAAGAAGTAGTTCCCAATTTCGAAAACAGATTTGGCATAGGAACCGATATATGTGGGAGTGGAAGAATAAGAAAGGGTCGCTTTTGTATTCCAGCTGGAAAATAA
- the LOC121727763 gene encoding fructose-bisphosphate aldolase isoform X1: MTTYFNYPTPELQEELKKIANAIVAPGKGILAADESTATMGKRLTDIGVENTEENRRQYRQLLFTANAVVAENISGVILFHETLYQKADDGTPFVKLLEKQGIIPGIKVDKGVVPLFGSEDECTTQGLDDLAQRCAQYKKDGCHFAKWRCVLKIGKNTPSYQAILENANVLARYASICQSQRIVPIVEPEVLPDGEHDLERAQKVTETVLAAVYKALNDHHVYLEGTLLKPNMVTAGQSCPKKYTPQDVARATVTALLRTVPAAVPGITFLSGGQSEEEASVHLNAINSVDLKRPWALTFSYGRALQASVLRAWAGKKDNVAAGQNELIARAKANGQAAQGKYVAGSVAGVGAQAGLFVANHAY, from the exons ATGACCACCTACTTCAACTACCCCACCCCCGAGCTACAGGAGGAGCTGAAGAAGATCGCCAATGCGATCGTGGCTCCGGGCAAGGGCATCCTCGCTGCTGATGAGTCCACTG CTACGATGGGCAAGCGTCTGACGGACATCGGTGTTGAGAACACGGAGGAGAACAGGCGCCAGTACCGCCAGCTGCTCTTCACGGCCAATGCGGT CGTAGCCGAGAACATCTCCGGCGTGATCCTGTTCCACGAGACGCTGTACCAGAAGGCCGACGACGGTACACCGTTCGTGAAGCTGCTGGAGAAGCAGGGCATCATCCCCGGCATCAAGGTCGACAAAGGTGTTGTACCGCTGTTCGGCTCGGAGGACGAGTGCACCACACAAG GTCTCGACGACCTCGCCCAGCGCTGCGCCCAGTACAAGAAGGACGGCTGCCACTTCGCCAAGTGGCGCTGCGTGCTCAAGATCGGCAAGAACACCCCCTCGTACCAGGCCATCCTCGAGAACGCCAACGTGCTGGCCCGCTACGCCTCCATCTGCCAGAGCCAGCGCATCGTGCCGATTGTGGAGCCCGAGGTGCTGCCTGATG GTGAGCACGACCTGGAGCGCGCGCAGAAGGTGACGGAGACGGTGCTGGCGGCGGTGTACAAGGCGCTCAACGACCACCACGTATACCTCGAGGGCACGCTGCTCAAGCCCAACATG GTGACCGCCGGCCAGAGCTGCCCCAAGAAGTACACACCCCAGGACGTCGCGCGCGCCACCGTCACCGCGCTCCTGCGCACCGTGCCCGCCGCCGTGCCCG GCATCACATTCCTGTCCGGTGGGCAATCCGAGGAGGAGGCATCAGTCCACCTGAACGCCATCAATTCTGTGGACCTCAAGCGGCCGTGGGCCCTCACCTTCAGCTATGGGCGCGCGCTCCAGGCCTCCGTGCTCCGCGCCTGGGCCGGCAAGAAGGACAATGTGGCCGCTGGCCAGAACGAGCTCATCGCGCGTGCTAAG gcCAACGGCCAAGCGGCCCAGGGCAAGTACGTGGCTGGCTCCGTAGCGGGAGTCGGCGCACAGGCCGGCCTCTTCGTCGCCAACCACGCTTACTAA
- the LOC121727763 gene encoding fructose-bisphosphate aldolase isoform X2, with amino-acid sequence MTTYFNYPTPELQEELKKIANAIVAPGKGILAADESTATMGKRLTDIGVENTEENRRQYRQLLFTANACVAENISGVILFHETLYQKADDGTPFVKLLEKQGIIPGIKVDKGVVPLFGSEDECTTQGLDDLAQRCAQYKKDGCHFAKWRCVLKIGKNTPSYQAILENANVLARYASICQSQRIVPIVEPEVLPDGEHDLERAQKVTETVLAAVYKALNDHHVYLEGTLLKPNMVTAGQSCPKKYTPQDVARATVTALLRTVPAAVPGITFLSGGQSEEEASVHLNAINSVDLKRPWALTFSYGRALQASVLRAWAGKKDNVAAGQNELIARAKANGQAAQGKYVAGSVAGVGAQAGLFVANHAY; translated from the exons ATGACCACCTACTTCAACTACCCCACCCCCGAGCTACAGGAGGAGCTGAAGAAGATCGCCAATGCGATCGTGGCTCCGGGCAAGGGCATCCTCGCTGCTGATGAGTCCACTG CTACGATGGGCAAGCGTCTGACGGACATCGGTGTTGAGAACACGGAGGAGAACAGGCGCCAGTACCGCCAGCTGCTCTTCACGGCCAATGCG TGCGTAGCCGAGAACATCTCCGGCGTGATCCTGTTCCACGAGACGCTGTACCAGAAGGCCGACGACGGTACACCGTTCGTGAAGCTGCTGGAGAAGCAGGGCATCATCCCCGGCATCAAGGTCGACAAAGGTGTTGTACCGCTGTTCGGCTCGGAGGACGAGTGCACCACACAAG GTCTCGACGACCTCGCCCAGCGCTGCGCCCAGTACAAGAAGGACGGCTGCCACTTCGCCAAGTGGCGCTGCGTGCTCAAGATCGGCAAGAACACCCCCTCGTACCAGGCCATCCTCGAGAACGCCAACGTGCTGGCCCGCTACGCCTCCATCTGCCAGAGCCAGCGCATCGTGCCGATTGTGGAGCCCGAGGTGCTGCCTGATG GTGAGCACGACCTGGAGCGCGCGCAGAAGGTGACGGAGACGGTGCTGGCGGCGGTGTACAAGGCGCTCAACGACCACCACGTATACCTCGAGGGCACGCTGCTCAAGCCCAACATG GTGACCGCCGGCCAGAGCTGCCCCAAGAAGTACACACCCCAGGACGTCGCGCGCGCCACCGTCACCGCGCTCCTGCGCACCGTGCCCGCCGCCGTGCCCG GCATCACATTCCTGTCCGGTGGGCAATCCGAGGAGGAGGCATCAGTCCACCTGAACGCCATCAATTCTGTGGACCTCAAGCGGCCGTGGGCCCTCACCTTCAGCTATGGGCGCGCGCTCCAGGCCTCCGTGCTCCGCGCCTGGGCCGGCAAGAAGGACAATGTGGCCGCTGGCCAGAACGAGCTCATCGCGCGTGCTAAG gcCAACGGCCAAGCGGCCCAGGGCAAGTACGTGGCTGGCTCCGTAGCGGGAGTCGGCGCACAGGCCGGCCTCTTCGTCGCCAACCACGCTTACTAA